In Thalassococcus sp. S3, the sequence TGCGGACATGAACGCATACCAATCCAGCGTTTCGCGAGCCTTTCCCATATTAGCCGCCACCTGCGCGAGGGTTTCGACATCGATGCCAAGCGGTGAAAGCTGTGCCAGTGCCTTGCGGATCCTGACCCTGTCAAAGCGATCATCTTCATTTGACGGATCTTCGGCCCAGGTCACGTTTCGTGCCCTGAGAAAGCTGCGCAGACGCTCCCTTCTTATACCCAGCAGGGGCCGCATGATCGTGACGCCATGCAAGCTGCGTTGCGCCGGCATCGCCGACAGTCCGTGCACGCCTGATGCCCGCGACAGCCGCATCAACACCGTCTCGGCCTGATCGTCCGCCGTGTGTCCAAGGGCGAGAACCTCGATCCCATGGCTCTTGGCCCAGTTTGTCAAAAGTCGGTATCGCGCCCGACGCGCCTGATCCTGCAGATTGCCTTTCAGCTCGGCCATCTCCCAACTCAGCGTCTGATGGGGCAGCCCAAGTTGCAGTGCCTGGGTCTCGACCAGCTTGGCTTCTTCCACGGCTTCCGGACGCAGGTTGTGATTGACCGTCGCCACATGAAGATCCACGTCTTCGTGGGCAAAGCAAACCGCCAACGCATGCATCAACGCGATCGAGTCCCCCCCACCGGAGACGGCAATTCCGATCTTTGCAGGTGGGGAGGCGTGAAACTGAGCCCGCACCGCGCCTGGAATATCGGCGGGATCGTCACTCAACTGCAGCCCAGCGTGGCCATCTCTTTTTGTGCGTTGGCGACAGCGGGGGTGTTTGGATATCTCACCGGCACCTCGCCAAGTGTCACGCAAGCCTCTTGTGTCTTACCAAGCTTTCCAAGTGCGGTGCCCAAGGCGACAACCGCTTCGGGCGCCGAAGGTCCTGTGGGATTGGTGGTATAGCTTTCAAGAAAGGCGCGCGCCGCTTCGCGCGTGTCCCCCAGCCCGTTCAGCGCAGTCCCGCGCTGCAAAGACGCCTGGGCCGCGAGAGGGCTACCGGGATAAGACTGGTTGAAGGTCGCGAATTTTTCCGCCGCTTCCTTGAATTGACCCGCTTCCAGCGCCGCCTTGGCCGCGTTGAAATCCGCTTCTTCTCCCAGTGCGAGCTCTCCGGTCTGAGACTGCGATGTCGAAGCGGGTGGGGCCGCCGGGGTCGGGTTTGCCGGTGCGTCTCCGCCAAGCGTGGTGGTTTCGGAAAGCTGGCTTACATCGCCGCCCTCCAGTTCGACCAGCCGAAATTCCAGATCTCCGATCCGGTTGGTCCCGTCACGTACGACGCTTTCGACCCGAAACTCCAGCTCTTCGGTGCGTGCCGTCAGACGTTGCAATTCACTTTCGATAGACGTCACACGATCCAGAACCGAACCGCCCGTGACGGCCACGCCAGGCGCTCCGGTCGTCGACAGCTCCCGTTTCAACCTTTGGATCTCGACGAACAGAACATTCAGCTCCTGCCGGATATCGGCGAGCGTCTGTTGATCCTGTGCCTGCACGGGAACGGCGATGCCCAAAAGGCAGATCGAAAGCGAGGCAGCCCTGAGCCAACGCATGTCAGTTACCCCGTCAGACCAGCGGCGAGAACCGTAACGGCCCTGCGGTTTTTGGCATAACACGATTCCTCACTGCAAATCTCGATTGGCCGTTCCTTGCCATAGCTCAACGTCTTGATGCGGCTCCCGGGTACGCCGCGGGACACAAGATATTCGCGCACCGCATTCGCGCGGCGGGCCCCCAGCGCAAGGTTATACTCCCGCGTCCCCTGCTCATCGGCATGCCCCTCGATGGTCGCGGTAAAATCGCTGTTTGTGGTCAGCCAATTGGCCTGAGCATCAAGCGTCGCGCGCCCTTCTGCCGTCAGCGTGGACTGATCAACCGCAAAGAGCACCCGATCACCGACGGCCTGCTGAAAGTAGGCCGCAGAGGTCGGATCGCTCGCCGATCCCGGCACGATCTGCCCCGCGCCGCCCGCGGCACCGGACCCGCCGAGCGCAGTATCATCGTCAAATCGCGCGGCGTTGCTGCACGCCCCAAGGATCACGATGGACCCCATACATAAAAACTTCCCGAGAGATGTCATGCCGATTGCCTCACCAAACCGTTCTTGTTTTCTATCTTGTATCACAGCACATGCGCCTTGTGAACGCACCGTCAGTTCTGCAGCGGGGACCAGGCCGGGTCGGATGCACCGTCAGGCGTGCGCACGGGTCTGAGGTTCCGGCCCGAGATATCGACGGTGTAAAGCGAAACGCTTCCCGTTGCCCCTCGTGTCTCTCGCGCGAACATGATGACACGCCCGTTGGGCGCCCAGGTTGGTCCCTCGTCCAGGAAAGACGCGGTCAAAAGCCGCTCTTCCGAGCCGTCGGTGCGCATCACGCCAATATGAAAACGTCCATTATTCTGCTTGGTAAACGCGATCAGATCGCCCCGGGGCGACCAGACGGGCGTTCCGTACCGGCCCTGCCCGAAGCTGATGCGCCGGGCTTCGCCACCGCTGGCGGACATGACATAGAGTTGCTGGGTGCCCGACCGGTCGCTTTCGAAAACGATCTGCCGCCCATCCGGGGAGAAGCTGGGCGCGGTTTCGATTGAGGGCGCGGTGGTCAACCGCTGCCGCTGTCCATTTGCGATGTTCATCGTGTAGATATCGGTATTGCCACCCTGGGTGACCGAAAAGACCACCGTGTTGCCGTCCGGCGCAAAGCGCGGCGCAAAGCTCATCGAGCCCGCCTGATCGTCCAGAACCCGTCGCTGGACACGGCCGATATCAAGCACGTAAATCCGGGGCGATCCGGTTTCGTAACTGGTATAGAGCACCCGGTCACCTGTGGGTGAAAACCGCGGAGCCAGCACGATGGAGCTGCTGTCGGTCAGGTATTGAACGTTCGCGCCGTCATAATCCATCACCGCGAGACGCTTGCGCCGATCATTCTTAGGGCCGCTCTCTGACACGAAGACGACACGGCTGTCGAAATAGCCCCCTTCGCCCGTGATGCGGCTGTAAACCGCGTCGGCCACTTTATGCGCCATACGCCGCCATCCATCGACCGGTCCGGCGAATTGCAGACCATCGCCCAACTCTGCGCCGGAGAAGACGTCATAAACCCGGAACTTCACAACAAGCTGGCTGCCGGAGACGCTGACCGCGCCGGTAATCAGCGCCTGCGCATTGATGGCCTTCCAGTCGGCGTATTGCACCGGCGCCGAGAAGTTGGCCACCTGCGAAATAAAGGCGGTCGCCGGGATCTCGCGGAAAAGACCCGTGCCGCTGAGATCGGCAGCCACCACACGGGCGAGCTGCGACGAGTATTCCGCCGCAGCTCCGTTTTCGGCCACGAAATCTGGCACCGCGAAGGGCAACGGCTCGATCACACCTTCGGTAATCTCAATCCGCAAGGGACCCTGTTGTGCCATTGCAGGCGGGGCCAGAACACAGAAACTCAAAAGGAGGCTCGCTAGATAACGCATCATCTGATCCTCATACTCTCCGGATTGAATGTCATTTCAATATCACGCCAATGATCGAATTTTTCGGCGGGAAGGTCGTAACCGTCCCCTCCGCAGCGGATAATTGCGCGCCGGGCGGCCTCGAATGCCTGTCTTGCCGCCGTTTCAGAGCCACCGCTATGCGAAAGCTTGCGGATGGAGGAGACGACCGGGCGCGCATCCGCCGACATTGAGACGGCCACGACAACAGTGGTGGCCAGGGCCTCTGACGATAGCGAGCCGACATTCCAGCAATTCGACACAGCGACCCGCAGCGCGTCACGTTCCCCCGAAGAGAGCGGTGGGCCGGACGGCGCGGCATTGCCGGCCGCTTCACCTGACGGTTCTGCCTCGCCCAGCGCCTCGGCCAGCGCGGCGTTAACCGCGTCCGACGTGTCGACCTGCGCGGGCTCTTCCGCTTGTGGCTCTGCACTTTCCTGGGGTTGCGGCTCTGTCTCGGCAACGCGTTCCGGGCGCGCCGGACGCTGGGGCGGTCGTACCGACTGCGTCGGCGCAAGATCAGCCGGTTCTTCGGCTTCGGTCACGATTTCGGTCGTGGCTTCTTCGGGTGCCGTCGCTTCCTGTGGCTCTTGCGTCACCTCGGCGCCCTCCTCCGGCTCGACCGCGTCTTGAGCGACCTCATCCGGCGCCGCTTCGGGCGGAGGGGCCGCGACAGGGCGTGGCGCCACCCGCTCCGCAGGACGGGGCCGCGGACGCAGCGCGCTTGGCGGGACAACAACCGCGACTTCTTCCGAAGGCGGCTCGATGACGGGCGCGGTCTCTGTCACCTCTGCCTGTGGCAACGGGTCGGGCTGCACGATTTCGGGAACCGGCTGCGGCTCCGGCGCCGGTGCGGGCGCAGGCTGACTGGTGTCCGGCGCAGTGTCAGGCGCCGCCGTGACCTCCGGCGTTTGAGGTTCAGCCTCCGGCTGGGTCAACACGCTCGGCTCCTCCACAGTTTGGGGAGCTTGCTCCGGCGCGGTCAGGGCGGCGAACTCTTCGCTGGAAATCACCGAAACCTCCGTCACCTGCATAGGAAGCGGTTCGGCATTGAAAACTCCGCCGAAAAGGGCCCATCCGATGAGGGCAACGTGGCCTATGCCCGAGATATAGGTGCCGGTCTGCAAACCGGGGCCTCACCCATCCGTCTCGGAAAAGGTCGGGCCACCGATATCGGTGACCAGGCCGATGTTCGAAAAGCCGCCCGCGTTAAGCGCCCCCATGACCTGCATGACAACATCATAGGACACCGCGCCATCGGCCCTGAGAAACACCTGATCCGAACTGCGTTCTGCCGCGATTGCGCGCAGCTTGGGTATCAATTCTTCCCTCGCTGTATCGGTGGTCTGGATCTGCACGCTGCCGTTGGACGTGATGGTCACGGTCAGCGGCTCTTCCTGATCACCCGGCAGCGCACCCGCAGCCGTTTTCGGCAGCTCCACCGGCACACCCACCGTCAGAAGCGGCGCCGCGACCATGAAAATGATCAAGAGCACCATCATCACATCCACGAACGGCGTGACGTTGATCTCGGACATCGGACGCGCCCGCCGACGACCGCGTCGCCGCCGTCCGCCGCCGACTTCGGCCTGGTTGACCCCGCCCCCCATGCGTCAGCTATCCAGTTGCCGCGACAGAATGGTCGCGAACTCGTCCGCAAAGGCTTCGTAACCTGCAACGATACGATCGCTGTCCGCGCTGAGCTTGTTGTAGAACACAACCGCCGGGATCGCGGCCAAGAGGCCCAGCCCCGTGGCCAGCAGCGCCTCGGCAATGCCCGGCGCAACGACGGCAAGGTTGGTATTCTGCTGTTCCGCAATCTCGATAAAGGCATTCATGATGCCCCAAACCGTCCCAAAAAGCCCAACGAATGGCGCGGTGGATCCGACCGTCGCCAGAATGGGCAGACCCTTTTGCAATTCCTCGGCTTCCTTGTTGATGGCCACATCCATCGACCGGTCGATCCGCGCCTGCGCCCCCGCGATCAATCCGCCATCGTTGCGGTGTGACCGGCGCCATTCCGTCATCCCGGCGGCGAATATCTTTTCCGAGGATCCGTCGGGCTGCGATCCGATTTTTTCGAAAAGGCCGTCGAGCGGTTCACCCGACCAGAATTGACGATCAAACACCGACGCTTCCCGCCGGGCCGAGCGATAGACGATCATCTTCTGAATGATGATCGCCCAAGCCCAGAACGAGGCGAGGATGAGCATGATCATCACCACTTTTACCGTAATCGTCGCACGCGCGAAAAGGCCCCACATGGAGAAGTCAATCTCCTGCGCCATGGCCAGAGTCTCTGCTTCCATCTGCCTGCTCTTTATCCTGACTGACCGTTTTCCGGCCTTGTTTGCAGGCAGATTAGCCGGTTTTTAAGGGCATTGCCAACACAACCGCGTGTGTGGGCGAAATGTTACGAAGAAAGTGCGCGAATAGCTGCTGGAAGCCGCACAGGCACCCCTTTGTCGTTCATGCAAACGGCGGTGACCACCGCGCGAAAGATTACATCCTCACCGCGCCATACGACCTGGTCCATCACCAGACGTGCCCCTGTGATGCTGCTGGCGACGGTCTCAACCTCCAGAAGGTCCTCGAACTTCGCGGTGGCGATGTATTCGGCATCGATTTTGCGCACCACGAAGACGACACCGTCGTCACGCATCTGGTTCTGGTCGATCCCAAGCTGCCGCACCCAGTCGCTGCGGGCGCGCTCGATATAGCGTAGGTAATTCGCGTGATACACGATGCCGCCCATATCCGTGTCTTCGTAGTAGACACGCACGGGATAACGATGGGTCATTGCAAGCGCTCCATCCGGGCTGTCAGCCTCAGCGCATGTGAAGCATCCCGCGCATGGGACGGCAAGACCGGATCGTAGGCCGCGCGGATCAGCGCCGCGATGTCGGGGCGCAAAATGGTCTTGTCGTCAAGAACCGCGAGCAGGGACCGGTCACGGAAGGCCAGATCCGACCAAAGAAGGATCGTCTGGACGACCTGGCTTAACGCAAGCGTTTCGGCCGACACGGCGCTCAGGTGTTCATCCATCCTCAGAAAGACGAAAGCGGCCCGAATGGCCCCGGCTTCGTCGAACCGAAAGATCCGGTACTGATTGGCACCTGCATCCTCCAGCCTCGCCACCAGCGGCCCCAGATCGGGGATCAGCCGATCCAGATCGGGAATGCCCAGCAGCTCCTGCCAGTCGCGAAAGAAAAAGAACATCGCATTGCTGCCCAACTCTGGGTCCGTCTCGGTCATCTGGTGTCCCGCCAGGGTCACCACCGCCTCAATCGCGCCCTTCATGACGGAAAGCGTCTGATCCTCGACCCCGAACACGACAGGTGCCAGCGGTCTCCCCCAACGGGCGAAGACGAATTCGCCCCCTTCTCGCGTAAAGAGCGTCTCAATCTCGTCAGGGGTCACCGCGCCCTCCTTCATCTTGCCAAATAAACTCCCGCCGGAGGCGCAGGTCTCATCCAAAAAGATCACTTTGCCCCTTGGGCGCGGGCAGGCCCAGATGATCCCAAGCTTTTTGGGCCAGCATCCGGCCACGCGGGGTGCGCTGGATCAGGCCTTGCTGCAAAAGATATGGCTCGATCACTTCCTCAAGCGCGTCCCGGCTTTCCGACAGGGCCGCCGAAAGCGTCTCGATCCCCACCGGGCCGCCGGCATAATTCTCGGCAATCAGCGCGAGATACCGCCGGTCAGCCCCGTCGAGCCCCAGATGATCGACGCCAAGCCTTGTCAGGGCGCGATCCGCCAAGGCCTGGGTAATCGTTCCATCCCCTTCGACCACCGCAAAATCCACGACGCGCCGCAGCAGTCGCCCCGCGATCCTGGGTGTCCCGCGGGCGCGGCGCGCGATCTCACGCGCGCCAGCCTCGTCCGCCGGGGCGCCCATCTTGCGGGCATTGCGGGTCACGATCTCGTGCAATTCGTCCACGGTATAAAAGTGGAGCCGCGTCGGAATGCCAAAACGGTCCCGCAGTGGGGTTGTAAGCAGCCCCATCCGGGTAGTGGCCCCGACCAGGGTGAAGGGCTGCAGTTCGATCCGCACCGTGCGAGCAGCCGGACCTTCCCCGATCACCAGATCCAGCTCGAAATCCTCCAAAGCGGGATAAAGCACCTCTTCCACTGCGGGGTTCAATCGGTGGATCTCATCAATGAAGAGGACATCACGCGCTTCGAGATTGGTCAAAATCGCCGCCAGATCGCCGGCCTTGGCCAAAACGGGTCCGGAGGTCATGCGGAAATTCACGCCCAATTCGCGGGCGACGATCTGGGCGAGGGTCGTTTTGCCCAGGCCTGGCGGTCCATGAAACAGCGTGTGATCCATCGCCTCGCCGCGCTGGCGCGCCGATTGGATGAAAACGCTCAGATTTGCGCGAGCATCGGCCTGACCGATAAAGGCATCCAGCGTCTGCGGACGCAACGCGCGGTCCGCATCCTCTGCAAGGGCTTCGGGCCGAAGGACCGGATCAATATCACTCATCCCGAAACGCTTTCTAAGATCAGGGGCCAGGGAAGAGGCGGAAGGGCAATCATTGTGCCGGCGCCAGAAGTTTCAAGGCCGCCCGGATCAGCGTCTGGGTATCCGCATCCGGCGTTGCCCCGGCCGCTTCCGCCACTGCGGCGGCGGCCTCGCTTGGTCCGTAGCCAAGATTGCCCAGGGCCGAAAGCGCGTCTGCCTGTGCCGAGGGCGATATCGGCGTGGCGGAACCCGCTGTCTTTACGTCAATCACCGCATCGGAGTCAGTGTCGGGATCGGTCGCCGGGCGGGTCACCTCGCCGCCCATGGCCATGACGCTGGGCGCCTTGTCTTTCAGGTCCAGCACGATCCGCTGCGCGATCTTTGGCCCGATGCCCTTCGCCGCCTTCACCGACGTCCAATCCCCCAGCGCGATTGCCCGCCCCACGCCATCGGGCCCCAAGGCCCCGAGAATGGCGAGCGACGCCTTGGCTCCAACGCCCTGCACGGACATCAGCAGGCGGTGCCACTCTTTCTCCATGAGGCTCGGAAATCCGAAGAGCTGCATCAGATCTTCACGCACGACCAGATCGGTATAGAGCGAAACGGCCTCACCCGCGCCGGGAAGTCCTGCCATCGTGCGCTCCGAACAATAGACAAGATACCCCACACCGCGCACATCAATCAGAACGTGGTCCTGCGCGCGATACGCCAGAACACCGCTGAGCCGTCCGATCATACGCTCACCTTGCTGCGCGTTGCGCGATCAAGTCGACGTGCGGCGCCGGTATGAAAGGCGTGACAGATCGCGATTGCAAGGGCATCCGCTGCATCGGGACCGGCAAGGTCGACGCCGGGCAATTGCAGCTTCACCATATGCGCCACCTGCTGCTTTGCCGCATGCCCGACCCCAACGACAGTCTTCTTTATGCGATTGGGCGCATATTCCCCGACGCTCAGACCGGCCTGCGCGGGCACCAGCAGAGCAATCCCACGCGCCTGCCCCAACTTCAGCGTTCCGGCGCCGTCCTTGTTGACAAAGGTTTGCTCAACCGCCGCTGCATCCGGGCTGAATTGCTTGAAGATGTCGGTCAGTTGATCGTGAAGGGCAAGCAGGCGATCAGAAAGGGCTCCGGCCCCCGTGGTGCAGGCCCCATTTGCGACATGCCGCATCCGGCCGGACTGCCAGTCGATGATACCCCAGCCCATGCTGTTCAAGCCCGGATCGATACCGATTATCCGCATGCTGAATATCCAACTGCCCGAATTGTTGCTTTTTTGATGCAGTAGCACGAAACGCGAACACCTGCCAAGTCATTCGATACGGCAAGACAAAAACGACACCACCTATTTCATGCGCGACACTCCCGTCGTGAACGGGGCGAAAACAGCACAAAAACGACCAAGCTCGATGTCGATTTTATTATACTTGTCAGAGCTTTAAGCGCCAATCCGACCTATGCACGCCTTGCATATGACACATGCGTTTTTGATCTCTTGCGCCCAGAAAATCGGCAGCCTATCTGCCGCTTCAGAGAGAAAAAAAGCACCCGAAACTCTATTGGAAGGATTGATGATATGGCTGCATTTGACACCTCCCGCACCACCTATGGCTCCGATCGCCTTGCCGGCCGTATCGGGACCTTTTTTGCATCTTTGATCGGCGCCGTGGCGGCGTGGAACGACGCCCGCGTGACACGGAATTCGCTGGCGAAATTGTCGGATCGCGAACTGGAAGACATCGGTCTCGTTCGCGGTGACATCGACGCTGTTGCCGAAGGCAAAACCGTCTACTGAACCGCTCCTGCGATTACCGATCTCTGACAGAAAACGCCGCGCAGGTCACGACACCTGCGCGGCGTTTTTACTCGTTACGCCATAACTCTGCCTGTTACGTCACTTTGAAAAAGGGCCCGACCGCGCCCTAGCGCAGGATCGGGCCGATATGGTCCGCAAGATACCGG encodes:
- the ybgC gene encoding tol-pal system-associated acyl-CoA thioesterase, whose translation is MTHRYPVRVYYEDTDMGGIVYHANYLRYIERARSDWVRQLGIDQNQMRDDGVVFVVRKIDAEYIATAKFEDLLEVETVASSITGARLVMDQVVWRGEDVIFRAVVTAVCMNDKGVPVRLPAAIRALSS
- a CDS encoding energy transducer TonB — protein: MQTGTYISGIGHVALIGWALFGGVFNAEPLPMQVTEVSVISSEEFAALTAPEQAPQTVEEPSVLTQPEAEPQTPEVTAAPDTAPDTSQPAPAPAPEPQPVPEIVQPDPLPQAEVTETAPVIEPPSEEVAVVVPPSALRPRPRPAERVAPRPVAAPPPEAAPDEVAQDAVEPEEGAEVTQEPQEATAPEEATTEIVTEAEEPADLAPTQSVRPPQRPARPERVAETEPQPQESAEPQAEEPAQVDTSDAVNAALAEALGEAEPSGEAAGNAAPSGPPLSSGERDALRVAVSNCWNVGSLSSEALATTVVVAVSMSADARPVVSSIRKLSHSGGSETAARQAFEAARRAIIRCGGDGYDLPAEKFDHWRDIEMTFNPESMRIR
- the tilS gene encoding tRNA lysidine(34) synthetase TilS translates to MSDDPADIPGAVRAQFHASPPAKIGIAVSGGGDSIALMHALAVCFAHEDVDLHVATVNHNLRPEAVEEAKLVETQALQLGLPHQTLSWEMAELKGNLQDQARRARYRLLTNWAKSHGIEVLALGHTADDQAETVLMRLSRASGVHGLSAMPAQRSLHGVTIMRPLLGIRRERLRSFLRARNVTWAEDPSNEDDRFDRVRIRKALAQLSPLGIDVETLAQVAANMGKARETLDWYAFMSAREIAHIDGGDVVLDLRGFRILPDEVGRQLIICAIRWITGSDYPPRRAAVADVLEAIKAGRSITLQGCRVARHKGQIWIFRELNAVKDTVAPVGEIWDRRWRLFGIAGAGMEIRPLGRDGLGQCETWRETGRPYASLTASPSVWQGDTLVAAPLARHNTQWQAALVDGDEGFFAALLSH
- the ruvA gene encoding Holliday junction branch migration protein RuvA, with product MIGRLSGVLAYRAQDHVLIDVRGVGYLVYCSERTMAGLPGAGEAVSLYTDLVVREDLMQLFGFPSLMEKEWHRLLMSVQGVGAKASLAILGALGPDGVGRAIALGDWTSVKAAKGIGPKIAQRIVLDLKDKAPSVMAMGGEVTRPATDPDTDSDAVIDVKTAGSATPISPSAQADALSALGNLGYGPSEAAAAVAEAAGATPDADTQTLIRAALKLLAPAQ
- the tolB gene encoding Tol-Pal system beta propeller repeat protein TolB, which codes for MMRYLASLLLSFCVLAPPAMAQQGPLRIEITEGVIEPLPFAVPDFVAENGAAAEYSSQLARVVAADLSGTGLFREIPATAFISQVANFSAPVQYADWKAINAQALITGAVSVSGSQLVVKFRVYDVFSGAELGDGLQFAGPVDGWRRMAHKVADAVYSRITGEGGYFDSRVVFVSESGPKNDRRKRLAVMDYDGANVQYLTDSSSIVLAPRFSPTGDRVLYTSYETGSPRIYVLDIGRVQRRVLDDQAGSMSFAPRFAPDGNTVVFSVTQGGNTDIYTMNIANGQRQRLTTAPSIETAPSFSPDGRQIVFESDRSGTQQLYVMSASGGEARRISFGQGRYGTPVWSPRGDLIAFTKQNNGRFHIGVMRTDGSEERLLTASFLDEGPTWAPNGRVIMFARETRGATGSVSLYTVDISGRNLRPVRTPDGASDPAWSPLQN
- the ruvB gene encoding Holliday junction branch migration DNA helicase RuvB, with the protein product MSDIDPVLRPEALAEDADRALRPQTLDAFIGQADARANLSVFIQSARQRGEAMDHTLFHGPPGLGKTTLAQIVARELGVNFRMTSGPVLAKAGDLAAILTNLEARDVLFIDEIHRLNPAVEEVLYPALEDFELDLVIGEGPAARTVRIELQPFTLVGATTRMGLLTTPLRDRFGIPTRLHFYTVDELHEIVTRNARKMGAPADEAGAREIARRARGTPRIAGRLLRRVVDFAVVEGDGTITQALADRALTRLGVDHLGLDGADRRYLALIAENYAGGPVGIETLSAALSESRDALEEVIEPYLLQQGLIQRTPRGRMLAQKAWDHLGLPAPKGQSDLFG
- the tolR gene encoding protein TolR; translated protein: MGGGVNQAEVGGGRRRRGRRRARPMSEINVTPFVDVMMVLLIIFMVAAPLLTVGVPVELPKTAAGALPGDQEEPLTVTITSNGSVQIQTTDTAREELIPKLRAIAAERSSDQVFLRADGAVSYDVVMQVMGALNAGGFSNIGLVTDIGGPTFSETDG
- a CDS encoding DUF1127 domain-containing protein, giving the protein MAAFDTSRTTYGSDRLAGRIGTFFASLIGAVAAWNDARVTRNSLAKLSDRELEDIGLVRGDIDAVAEGKTVY
- the tolQ gene encoding protein TolQ, which encodes MEAETLAMAQEIDFSMWGLFARATITVKVVMIMLILASFWAWAIIIQKMIVYRSARREASVFDRQFWSGEPLDGLFEKIGSQPDGSSEKIFAAGMTEWRRSHRNDGGLIAGAQARIDRSMDVAINKEAEELQKGLPILATVGSTAPFVGLFGTVWGIMNAFIEIAEQQNTNLAVVAPGIAEALLATGLGLLAAIPAVVFYNKLSADSDRIVAGYEAFADEFATILSRQLDS
- the ybgF gene encoding tol-pal system protein YbgF, which gives rise to MRWLRAASLSICLLGIAVPVQAQDQQTLADIRQELNVLFVEIQRLKRELSTTGAPGVAVTGGSVLDRVTSIESELQRLTARTEELEFRVESVVRDGTNRIGDLEFRLVELEGGDVSQLSETTTLGGDAPANPTPAAPPASTSQSQTGELALGEEADFNAAKAALEAGQFKEAAEKFATFNQSYPGSPLAAQASLQRGTALNGLGDTREAARAFLESYTTNPTGPSAPEAVVALGTALGKLGKTQEACVTLGEVPVRYPNTPAVANAQKEMATLGCS
- the pal gene encoding peptidoglycan-associated lipoprotein Pal, with translation MTSLGKFLCMGSIVILGACSNAARFDDDTALGGSGAAGGAGQIVPGSASDPTSAAYFQQAVGDRVLFAVDQSTLTAEGRATLDAQANWLTTNSDFTATIEGHADEQGTREYNLALGARRANAVREYLVSRGVPGSRIKTLSYGKERPIEICSEESCYAKNRRAVTVLAAGLTG
- the ruvC gene encoding crossover junction endodeoxyribonuclease RuvC; its protein translation is MRIIGIDPGLNSMGWGIIDWQSGRMRHVANGACTTGAGALSDRLLALHDQLTDIFKQFSPDAAAVEQTFVNKDGAGTLKLGQARGIALLVPAQAGLSVGEYAPNRIKKTVVGVGHAAKQQVAHMVKLQLPGVDLAGPDAADALAIAICHAFHTGAARRLDRATRSKVSV